In Phycisphaerae bacterium, a genomic segment contains:
- a CDS encoding right-handed parallel beta-helix repeat-containing protein — MFTGRSIIGLSFICLFILFVSSSILYAEYEPIRLYTNSYKAETGGVAFNCYPSGYSDGWWWGETDRHEGYGYHETLSGEWATAIYYTGIHNNVSNWFEKHFLYPYWDPDTSFEEDTNFYYNQDTQQWQSWHVWNNNRTAQSRVYDPNIQVTIDYNIIDLGENGYVSMPFYPEGYSGSDVPYVTSERYILIQTYNITNTHSLQSGVNITGLKFYQMLDGLVTLSGAKSSTYSNANIPGLLTGYDPTDPTVVFKYVITQWNNYEYHTDWISFACSVEPTSFENGIYDTGSGGDSTPGYVTYDIRNCNLNNDPNVYDTYGPAGAMGWDLGTLAPNQTKSITVAAMFGTGPIQYAEPIPPLPPGCEDVNLSIDTTDVEDCVVPSVDGWIDSVFDYNICYHFGPACSANDINIVSTLDDYVDYNDSSPEGYYDPCNHTVTWTLGDLQDVNESNCITLTVRVAEGVIQGRNLENTVRIYQGSNVVKTVKEYTKVCCLYDTVFVDNDAPPEGDGKSWDTAYDNLQDALNDVWAGDHGCADKIFVAAGTYYPTNDANQTDATFTLVDGVDIYGHFEGWETSIDQRNLADINSTTTLSGVLNQYGYPALNHIVTAADCHIDGFTVTKGTQKGIYCYACLPTIVNCVVKYNNNGIYIENSPYAAIINTFVTNNNTGINGPSNSSIDINECTISLNSVYGLTSSGYTMNVTDSIFGGNSFGAGFVASGIEINGGTLAMQNCDVNDNKGHGIYLTMTNASIQRCRIQRNSDCGLKSVYANASLISNIIADSGLTGVYIFSNYSGDFNLINNLIYHNSEGIYSTSNTSPGIYNNTIVSNDGNGISNNGDPNINSNIIWGNANSLNGTFTKVNYNCIQNYTGGGTNRNDNPQFRDSDANNFHLTADSNCIDNGNPNFVAEQDETDIDGEDRIINGRVDIGADEYYKNPADFNNDGIVDWADMVLYSDNWLEEVDSSMPANFVDDDVINFLDFAVFSSDWHWREGMNYWAHIGGSGAYFEDTSGQIEMMMSEQSEPELLLMPAQMQAEAMTVVQVEPQVVEIEQVFDVNQVLDWLDELWKNDEEFIESMSEQEYLEFRKSIEDSEK; from the coding sequence ATGTTTACCGGAAGAAGTATTATAGGCCTTTCTTTCATTTGCTTGTTCATTTTGTTTGTTAGTTCATCAATTTTATATGCAGAATACGAGCCAATTAGATTATATACAAATAGCTATAAAGCCGAAACCGGCGGCGTTGCGTTCAACTGTTATCCATCAGGTTATTCAGACGGCTGGTGGTGGGGTGAAACTGACAGGCATGAAGGTTACGGATATCATGAGACTTTGTCGGGAGAGTGGGCTACCGCAATTTACTATACCGGTATTCACAACAACGTCAGCAATTGGTTTGAAAAGCATTTTCTATATCCATATTGGGATCCAGACACAAGTTTTGAGGAAGATACAAATTTCTATTACAACCAGGATACACAGCAGTGGCAAAGCTGGCATGTCTGGAATAACAATCGTACAGCGCAATCACGAGTTTATGACCCAAATATTCAGGTGACAATCGATTACAATATAATTGATCTTGGCGAAAACGGCTATGTTTCTATGCCTTTTTACCCAGAAGGCTATTCTGGTTCTGATGTACCTTATGTAACAAGTGAACGATATATTTTAATCCAAACCTACAACATAACCAATACGCATTCGTTGCAAAGTGGCGTCAATATAACTGGACTCAAATTTTACCAAATGCTTGATGGTTTGGTAACTTTATCAGGCGCTAAATCCTCTACGTATTCAAACGCTAATATCCCCGGCTTACTTACGGGCTATGATCCCACCGACCCAACAGTTGTTTTCAAATATGTAATTACACAATGGAATAACTATGAATATCATACTGACTGGATAAGTTTTGCCTGTAGTGTCGAACCGACCTCGTTTGAAAATGGTATATATGACACCGGTTCCGGTGGAGATAGCACGCCAGGCTATGTTACTTATGACATTAGAAATTGTAATCTTAATAACGACCCAAATGTTTATGATACTTATGGCCCTGCTGGAGCCATGGGGTGGGATTTAGGCACTCTTGCGCCTAACCAAACCAAATCAATAACGGTAGCCGCCATGTTTGGTACCGGCCCTATACAATATGCAGAGCCGATACCGCCATTGCCGCCGGGCTGCGAAGATGTAAACCTTTCAATAGATACCACCGACGTTGAAGACTGTGTTGTTCCATCTGTTGACGGCTGGATTGACAGTGTTTTTGATTATAATATCTGTTATCATTTTGGCCCTGCCTGCTCGGCTAATGACATCAACATTGTCAGCACATTGGACGATTATGTGGATTATAACGATTCCTCACCGGAAGGTTATTATGACCCCTGCAACCACACCGTAACGTGGACTCTCGGCGATTTGCAGGATGTAAACGAATCGAATTGTATAACTTTAACCGTTCGTGTGGCTGAAGGTGTCATTCAGGGAAGAAATCTTGAAAATACCGTAAGAATATATCAGGGCAGCAATGTCGTCAAAACCGTAAAAGAATATACAAAAGTCTGTTGTTTGTATGATACTGTTTTTGTTGATAATGATGCTCCGCCGGAGGGCGATGGTAAATCATGGGATACTGCTTACGATAATTTGCAGGATGCCCTTAATGATGTTTGGGCTGGCGATCACGGCTGCGCCGATAAAATCTTCGTAGCTGCCGGGACGTATTATCCGACAAACGATGCTAACCAGACTGATGCGACTTTTACATTGGTAGATGGCGTTGATATTTATGGTCATTTCGAGGGCTGGGAAACCAGTATCGACCAGAGAAATCTCGCAGATATTAACAGCACGACCACTCTCTCCGGTGTTTTGAATCAATACGGCTATCCTGCTCTTAATCATATTGTTACCGCCGCTGATTGTCATATTGACGGCTTTACTGTTACAAAAGGAACGCAAAAAGGAATTTACTGCTATGCCTGTTTGCCAACGATTGTAAATTGTGTTGTCAAATACAACAACAATGGGATATACATAGAAAATAGTCCATATGCAGCGATTATTAATACATTTGTAACTAACAATAATACAGGGATTAATGGCCCAAGCAACTCAAGTATCGATATTAATGAATGTACCATAAGCCTAAACAGCGTTTATGGACTTACGAGCAGTGGCTATACGATGAACGTAACAGACAGTATTTTTGGGGGGAACAGCTTTGGGGCAGGCTTTGTAGCAAGTGGCATTGAAATCAACGGTGGCACTTTAGCCATGCAAAACTGCGATGTCAATGATAATAAAGGACATGGAATTTACCTGACCATGACGAATGCCAGTATTCAAAGATGCAGGATACAACGCAACTCTGACTGCGGATTAAAGAGTGTCTATGCAAATGCCAGTCTCATATCAAATATTATTGCTGACAGCGGTTTAACAGGTGTTTATATTTTTTCAAATTATTCCGGGGATTTCAACCTGATTAACAACCTGATTTATCACAACTCTGAAGGTATATATAGCACTAGTAATACTTCTCCGGGAATTTACAACAATACCATTGTTTCGAATGATGGTAATGGTATTAGCAACAATGGCGATCCAAATATTAACAGCAATATTATATGGGGAAATGCCAATAGTCTTAACGGCACATTTACAAAGGTAAATTACAACTGCATCCAGAATTACACCGGCGGCGGAACAAACAGGAATGATAATCCGCAATTTCGTGACTCTGATGCAAACAATTTCCATTTAACGGCAGATTCAAATTGTATTGATAACGGCAATCCCAATTTTGTTGCCGAACAAGATGAAACCGATATTGACGGTGAAGACAGGATAATAAACGGCAGGGTCGATATTGGCGCGGATGAATATTACAAAAATCCTGCGGATTTCAATAATGATGGTATTGTTGATTGGGCCGACATGGTTCTTTATTCGGATAATTGGCTTGAAGAAGTGGATAGTTCAATGCCTGCTAATTTTGTCGATGACGATGTTATTAACTTTCTGGATTTTGCGGTATTTTCATCTGATTGGCATTGGCGGGAAGGCATGAATTATTGGGCGCATATTGGCGGAAGTGGCGCGTATTTTGAAGATACAAGCGGCCAAATAGAAATGATGATGTCGGAACAATCCGAACCGGAACTTTTATTGATGCCTGCACAAATGCAGGCCGAGGCGATGACAGTGGTACAAGTTGAGCCTCAGGTTGTCGAGATTGAGCAGGTATTCGATGTTAACCAGGTACTTGACTGGCTCGACGAATTATGGAAAAACGATGAGGAATTTATAGAATCGATGAGCGAACAAGAGTATCTTGAATTCAGAAAATCTATTGAGGATTCGGAGAAATAG
- a CDS encoding rod shape-determining protein: protein MFLDPILGWFSMDMGIDLGTCNTLVCVRNEGIVLNEPSVVAVRKGTNIVLNNGEAVGLVAREMLGKTPGSISAIRPLKDGVISDFEITEAMLSYFIRKVHGRSGWLIKPRVVIAVPSGITAVERRAVIDSAERAGARRVFLVDEPMAAGIGAGLPITEPTASMIIDIGGGTTEVAIMSLADISSCESVRIGGDDMDEAIIIHLKRTYNLLIGEPRAEQVKIQLGSAAPLAEELTMEIAGRDTISGLPRKIVITSEEIREALKEPIAGIIEAVTKTLEKAEPELAADLIENGMHLCGGGSLLREMDKVLANATGLKVIRVEEPLTCVARGTSVYLENLEIWKDTMDHSGGWE, encoded by the coding sequence GTGTTTCTTGACCCGATACTTGGCTGGTTCAGCATGGATATGGGTATCGACCTGGGAACCTGCAATACTCTGGTCTGTGTCCGTAACGAAGGTATAGTACTTAATGAGCCAAGCGTAGTGGCTGTCCGCAAAGGTACAAATATCGTTTTGAACAACGGGGAAGCTGTAGGTCTTGTCGCCCGAGAAATGCTCGGCAAAACGCCTGGCAGTATTTCCGCAATTCGTCCCCTCAAAGACGGCGTGATAAGCGATTTTGAAATAACCGAAGCAATGCTAAGCTATTTTATCCGCAAGGTTCACGGCCGCAGCGGATGGTTAATAAAGCCCCGTGTAGTCATCGCAGTGCCGAGCGGCATAACAGCGGTTGAAAGACGAGCAGTAATAGACAGCGCCGAAAGAGCTGGCGCCAGAAGAGTTTTCCTTGTCGATGAACCAATGGCCGCCGGTATCGGAGCAGGGCTGCCAATTACCGAGCCGACAGCGTCAATGATTATCGACATAGGCGGCGGTACAACGGAAGTGGCAATAATGAGCCTTGCCGATATAAGTTCGTGCGAATCGGTGCGAATCGGCGGCGACGATATGGACGAGGCAATAATCATTCATCTCAAACGAACATATAATCTTCTCATTGGCGAACCGCGAGCAGAGCAGGTAAAAATTCAGCTCGGTTCGGCGGCACCGCTGGCAGAAGAACTTACAATGGAAATCGCCGGCAGAGATACGATATCCGGCCTGCCCCGCAAGATTGTCATAACGAGCGAGGAAATCCGCGAGGCACTGAAGGAACCAATCGCCGGCATTATAGAAGCGGTAACGAAAACGCTGGAAAAGGCCGAGCCTGAACTGGCGGCGGACCTAATCGAAAACGGAATGCATCTTTGCGGCGGCGGTTCACTGCTTCGGGAAATGGATAAAGTTCTCGCTAACGCAACAGGTCTGAAAGTGATACGCGTCGAAGAGCCTCTTACCTGCGTGGCAAGAGGAACCAGCGTTTATCTCGAGAACCTGGAAATATGGAAAGATACGATGGACCACAGCGGCGGATGGGAGTAA
- a CDS encoding rod shape-determining protein MreC: MARKQFKPSKLTLFIGLILLGCIFLLLPQSATSRVNFAFIDIFGYFLNMGSPAAYKHLPKSSSPDFVSRHEYNRLWVAYSNMQTALYEQKRQMEELGKVRLTEPDPSTGLVLAKIVSRKEHEFIIDRGSNDGLKVGQYVLGDNAVIGLVEQVSTEISSIRLITSSACKLPIKISAPEINTYFNGTMQGDDKKCAMILNIPQKYEVNAGFNVYAAEKTGFLRSMRIIGRISKCAAGEKNPVVWDITVEPAYNLNNITDVAVIVLKVPE; this comes from the coding sequence ATGGCACGCAAACAATTCAAACCATCAAAATTGACATTATTCATCGGTCTTATTCTGCTCGGATGCATATTTCTGCTTCTGCCTCAAAGCGCAACATCACGGGTAAATTTCGCATTCATAGATATTTTCGGTTATTTTCTGAATATGGGCTCACCGGCGGCATATAAACATCTGCCGAAAAGTTCATCGCCTGATTTCGTATCAAGACACGAATACAACAGACTATGGGTAGCCTACTCTAATATGCAGACAGCGCTTTATGAACAGAAAAGACAGATGGAAGAACTCGGCAAAGTCCGATTGACCGAACCTGACCCATCGACCGGTCTTGTACTGGCAAAAATCGTCAGCAGAAAAGAACACGAGTTCATCATAGACCGCGGTTCCAACGACGGTCTCAAGGTCGGCCAGTATGTCCTCGGCGATAACGCGGTAATCGGTCTGGTCGAACAGGTTTCCACCGAGATTTCAAGCATTCGACTGATTACAAGCTCTGCGTGTAAACTGCCAATCAAGATTTCTGCGCCTGAAATCAACACATATTTCAACGGCACAATGCAGGGCGATGATAAAAAATGCGCGATGATATTGAATATTCCCCAGAAATATGAAGTCAACGCCGGTTTTAATGTTTACGCCGCAGAGAAGACTGGATTCCTGCGGTCGATGCGCATCATCGGACGAATATCGAAATGCGCCGCGGGCGAGAAAAATCCCGTCGTCTGGGATATTACCGTAGAACCGGCGTACAATCTTAACAACATAACCGACGTAGCAGTAATCGTATTGAAGGTGCCGGAGTAA
- the mreD gene encoding rod shape-determining protein MreD: MKWFRFALIVVLAAVIQASAFLNTISLTDLHIKPDILLILLVYFAISCDRYDVIICSFSLGLAADVTGALIGPHFISFGIIGTALAHIKKVILVKKTSQQAITIFATGILTYLIAAILTKLKVSTADTGGLFEVFASSIYSAIFWFLIKWPVTTTGKWLGIGVHRFGISTEER, translated from the coding sequence ATGAAATGGTTTAGATTCGCACTTATAGTTGTACTCGCCGCGGTGATCCAGGCAAGTGCGTTTCTGAACACAATTTCGCTTACAGACCTGCATATAAAACCTGATATACTTTTGATACTGCTGGTTTATTTCGCGATAAGCTGCGACCGTTACGATGTGATTATCTGTTCTTTCTCGCTGGGTTTGGCCGCGGATGTTACAGGCGCATTAATCGGTCCGCATTTTATCAGTTTCGGAATTATCGGCACGGCACTGGCTCATATCAAAAAGGTAATCCTCGTGAAAAAGACCAGCCAGCAGGCGATTACTATTTTTGCCACTGGGATTTTAACATATCTGATTGCGGCGATACTGACCAAACTAAAAGTTTCAACAGCGGATACAGGCGGTTTATTCGAAGTCTTCGCCTCTTCGATTTATTCGGCCATTTTCTGGTTTCTCATTAAATGGCCCGTTACAACAACAGGCAAATGGCTCGGCATAGGCGTTCATCGCTTCGGTATAAGCACGGAAGAACGATAG
- a CDS encoding penicillin-binding transpeptidase domain-containing protein: protein MSNKRLKILAFLCVVFAAVCILRLAYIQLNSHSAWQNQLEKIRTGKSTPLVALRGKILDRNDNVLATDEACFTLCIDYRFARLADERFWTVQSLKCSDDSERQKIKEKYQQDYNGLNETIYKCAEFKNCEPLQISEQINRQINDPIWQLRIYLAGKRKYPNQEFETAEPDANERLLLASAVDIAEMHQPQPLMMLANDDEVLAAQLKFIDTPGIQVAAGTMRIYPYKNSACQLIGWVKPWNSADEDPNNYSPGDLIGFNGMEWFCEPYLKGKSGRIVYDIDNQIVSRTERQFGNNVKLTIDIELQQKLENLLDNPDLNPDGRAIGVVVVDVNSTDILAMASIPDFDLNNVRSNYSKLRADKNQPLLNRVLSEVYPPGSSAKPIILAAGMAEKKITANEIISCPSVAPPPGWPNCWIFKSSGSGHDEQWADEGGNKARNALKGSCNIYFSHLAVRIAPEVLQQWLYEFGFGRDALEIRDPAIIDSFRNFPGRTFPQSAGIISSSRPKTESLPPIDSAERRFFGIGQGSFRATPLQVVNAFAAIARGGFFKKSRIIATEPADAGYSLNLSSEIIAVIYDGMHAVVNESGGTAVRQFAEAGFESKGIKVFGKTGSTERPYHAWFAGFAKDNHGKTIAFAVVVEGGQAGSSDAGPIARDIISLCIETGHLK, encoded by the coding sequence ATGTCCAATAAGCGGTTAAAAATACTTGCGTTTCTTTGCGTTGTGTTTGCGGCGGTATGCATCTTACGGCTGGCCTACATTCAACTCAACTCGCATTCGGCATGGCAAAACCAGCTCGAGAAAATCAGAACAGGCAAAAGCACTCCGCTGGTCGCCCTTCGCGGTAAAATTCTCGACAGAAACGACAATGTACTGGCGACCGACGAGGCGTGTTTTACGCTTTGCATAGATTATCGTTTCGCGAGACTTGCCGATGAGCGGTTCTGGACTGTGCAGTCGCTTAAATGTTCGGACGATTCCGAGAGACAAAAAATAAAGGAAAAATATCAGCAGGACTATAACGGGCTAAACGAAACAATCTATAAATGCGCCGAGTTTAAAAACTGCGAGCCTTTGCAGATAAGCGAACAGATAAACCGGCAGATTAATGATCCAATCTGGCAATTGCGGATTTACCTGGCGGGAAAACGAAAATATCCGAATCAGGAATTCGAAACAGCGGAGCCGGACGCCAACGAAAGACTGCTTTTGGCATCGGCAGTCGATATAGCTGAAATGCATCAGCCGCAGCCGCTGATGATGCTCGCCAACGACGATGAAGTTCTCGCGGCCCAGCTTAAATTCATAGATACCCCCGGGATTCAGGTCGCGGCGGGGACTATGCGAATTTATCCGTATAAAAATTCCGCCTGTCAGCTTATCGGATGGGTCAAACCGTGGAACTCGGCCGATGAGGACCCGAATAATTATTCACCGGGCGATTTAATCGGCTTTAACGGTATGGAATGGTTTTGCGAGCCGTACCTCAAAGGCAAATCAGGCAGAATAGTTTATGATATCGACAACCAGATTGTCAGCAGAACGGAAAGGCAATTCGGCAACAACGTAAAATTAACCATAGACATCGAGCTTCAGCAAAAGCTGGAGAACCTGTTGGATAATCCCGATTTGAACCCGGATGGCAGAGCGATAGGTGTTGTTGTCGTGGATGTAAATTCGACAGATATTCTCGCGATGGCATCGATACCTGATTTCGACCTTAACAACGTAAGGAGCAACTATTCCAAACTGCGCGCCGATAAAAATCAGCCCCTGCTCAACCGCGTTTTAAGTGAAGTTTATCCGCCCGGCTCGTCGGCAAAACCGATAATCCTCGCCGCCGGGATGGCGGAAAAGAAAATAACGGCCAATGAAATTATATCCTGCCCTTCTGTCGCGCCGCCGCCGGGATGGCCGAATTGCTGGATTTTCAAAAGCTCCGGCTCCGGACATGACGAGCAGTGGGCTGACGAAGGCGGCAATAAAGCGCGCAACGCGCTAAAGGGAAGCTGTAACATTTATTTTTCACATCTTGCCGTCCGTATCGCACCGGAGGTATTACAGCAATGGCTTTATGAATTCGGATTCGGCAGAGATGCGTTGGAAATAAGAGACCCGGCTATAATTGATTCGTTCAGGAACTTCCCAGGCAGAACATTTCCGCAATCGGCGGGAATTATATCCAGCTCAAGACCGAAGACAGAGAGCCTTCCGCCGATTGACTCTGCGGAGAGAAGATTTTTCGGCATCGGCCAGGGCAGTTTTCGCGCTACGCCGCTGCAGGTGGTAAACGCGTTCGCGGCAATCGCGAGAGGCGGATTTTTCAAAAAATCCAGAATCATCGCGACAGAACCTGCCGACGCAGGATACAGCCTTAATTTAAGCAGCGAGATTATCGCTGTAATTTATGATGGTATGCACGCGGTTGTTAACGAATCCGGCGGAACGGCTGTAAGACAATTTGCTGAAGCCGGATTCGAATCGAAAGGCATAAAAGTATTCGGTAAAACCGGCTCAACAGAAAGACCATATCACGCGTGGTTCGCAGGTTTCGCAAAAGATAATCATGGAAAAACAATCGCATTTGCGGTAGTTGTCGAAGGCGGTCAGGCCGGCTCAAGCGACGCGGGGCCAATTGCCAGAGATATCATCAGTCTTTGTATAGAAACAGGACATCTTAAATAA
- a CDS encoding penicillin-binding protein 2 — MRKKIALILLLLIGAGFIGVAVRCFYLQYYKNNYFQQVSFKAQRSNFTEQPKRGAILDCRGRILAASYVSDTVFAEPRAIVDIKQTSQALADIIGSAGPIEISKAILTTRNEGYAPIISDIKLTNEQRKQIQSLQGIGIESRWKRYYPLGGEAVHAVGFVGTDGRGLAGLELQYDKILKGTFGSSTFFSDAARRPVKLKSFGGFAQDGCDVVLTLDSAIQEITYSSLKKQVDEFQADSGVALVIDPCSGAILAMVSLPDFDPSTLKGADEKSLGNHILSDPFEPGSIIKPVIAAWAIETGSINSGDTIFCENGSYSGKGFGTIGEYRNGYGNLTISGILAHSSNIGMAKIGQKMGAAKLHEGLKLFGFSRKTGIDLPGEDSGVVWPLKFWTGYSIARVPFGHEFSTTSMQMVCSYCVLANHGRPIKPHLVKAIVNGQGNKIKMQEPLQTASFVVSEKTARWIIEEALVEVVKEGTAKKAAIENRQVWGKTGTANIAARNKGGYDEENYVSSFIGGSPAKEPAIVVLVSIRKPNRSLGKGYTGGAVAVPVAKEILEKTLTYLKI; from the coding sequence ATGCGCAAAAAAATAGCTTTAATCCTGCTTTTGCTGATTGGCGCCGGTTTCATCGGCGTCGCGGTTCGATGTTTTTATCTTCAGTATTATAAAAACAATTATTTTCAGCAGGTTTCATTCAAAGCTCAGCGTTCGAATTTTACAGAACAGCCCAAACGGGGAGCGATACTCGATTGCCGCGGCAGGATTCTTGCCGCCAGCTATGTTTCCGATACCGTTTTCGCCGAACCGCGTGCGATTGTCGATATCAAACAAACCTCACAGGCACTGGCGGATATAATCGGTTCAGCAGGTCCAATCGAAATCAGCAAAGCTATTCTGACAACCAGGAACGAAGGCTATGCCCCGATAATTTCGGATATTAAACTTACAAATGAACAGCGAAAACAGATACAGTCTTTGCAGGGCATCGGCATTGAAAGCCGTTGGAAAAGATACTACCCGCTTGGCGGTGAAGCAGTGCACGCTGTCGGCTTTGTCGGTACTGACGGTCGGGGACTGGCCGGTCTTGAGCTTCAATACGACAAAATCCTCAAAGGCACATTCGGCAGCAGCACGTTTTTTTCCGATGCCGCCAGAAGACCTGTAAAACTGAAAAGTTTCGGCGGCTTTGCGCAGGACGGCTGCGATGTTGTCCTGACGCTGGATTCGGCTATTCAGGAAATTACATATTCATCTCTTAAAAAACAGGTAGACGAATTTCAGGCCGACAGCGGTGTAGCATTAGTAATAGACCCGTGCAGCGGAGCCATACTGGCTATGGTTTCGCTGCCGGATTTTGACCCATCGACACTGAAAGGCGCCGATGAAAAAAGTCTTGGCAATCATATTCTTTCTGACCCATTTGAGCCCGGCAGTATTATCAAGCCGGTCATCGCCGCCTGGGCGATTGAAACAGGTTCGATTAATTCCGGCGATACAATCTTCTGCGAAAACGGCAGCTACAGCGGCAAAGGGTTCGGAACAATCGGCGAATATCGCAACGGTTATGGAAATCTTACAATCAGCGGAATTCTCGCTCATTCGAGTAATATCGGAATGGCGAAAATCGGTCAGAAAATGGGCGCAGCCAAACTTCACGAAGGTCTTAAGCTTTTCGGCTTTAGTCGAAAAACAGGCATCGACCTGCCCGGCGAGGACAGCGGCGTTGTCTGGCCTCTTAAATTCTGGACAGGCTACAGTATTGCCCGCGTACCTTTCGGACATGAATTTTCCACCACTTCGATGCAGATGGTCTGTTCGTATTGCGTCCTCGCTAATCACGGCAGGCCGATAAAGCCTCATCTGGTAAAAGCAATTGTAAACGGACAGGGAAATAAAATAAAAATGCAGGAACCGCTTCAGACCGCCAGTTTCGTTGTAAGCGAAAAAACCGCAAGATGGATTATCGAAGAAGCGCTTGTGGAGGTAGTGAAAGAAGGCACCGCTAAAAAAGCCGCCATTGAGAACCGGCAGGTCTGGGGCAAAACAGGCACAGCAAATATCGCCGCTCGCAACAAAGGCGGCTACGATGAGGAAAATTACGTTTCTTCATTTATCGGCGGTTCGCCCGCCAAAGAGCCGGCGATAGTTGTTCTCGTTTCGATTCGCAAACCGAACAGAAGTCTTGGCAAAGGCTATACCGGCGGGGCGGTTGCCGTACCTGTCGCCAAAGAAATCCTCGAAAAAACCCTTACATATCTGAAAATTTAA
- a CDS encoding LysM peptidoglycan-binding domain-containing protein, with the protein MTTDAKIGLLLALVFIVAITFVINGLPDFLSKKDNTPDTAGYINHYNRADEPGIVDRTSRDAAAAMNKRVVSITVSPAVEANTQTGQNYQAILPAASEVVKSTSVNTPPQQTAVIETPAVPVVSDQSAGKISNTIYEVGDGDSLASIAQKFYGPQAGKKLVNVRKIYETNKKILKSMDDLQIGQKLVIPPLNEKEKALIQTGLFEKVEKEAAPAAASAPVKSSASRQYVIKDNDSLWQIAAKYLGNGSRYEEIVELNKSIDPDNLIVGTKITLPAK; encoded by the coding sequence ATGACAACCGATGCAAAGATTGGATTGCTTTTAGCGTTGGTATTTATTGTAGCTATTACTTTTGTTATTAACGGCCTGCCCGATTTTCTCAGCAAGAAAGACAATACTCCGGACACCGCCGGCTATATCAATCACTATAACAGAGCCGATGAGCCTGGCATTGTTGACAGGACCAGCAGGGATGCCGCCGCGGCTATGAACAAAAGGGTTGTTTCCATTACTGTATCGCCTGCGGTTGAGGCTAACACTCAGACCGGTCAGAATTATCAGGCGATTCTTCCCGCGGCCAGTGAGGTCGTAAAGAGCACTTCGGTAAATACTCCGCCGCAGCAAACTGCTGTGATTGAAACCCCGGCAGTTCCTGTCGTATCGGACCAGTCTGCCGGTAAAATTTCCAATACAATTTATGAAGTAGGCGATGGCGACAGCCTCGCGAGCATCGCGCAAAAATTTTACGGTCCACAGGCGGGAAAGAAACTTGTCAATGTCCGAAAAATCTATGAGACAAACAAAAAAATACTCAAATCAATGGACGACCTCCAGATTGGTCAAAAGCTGGTTATTCCTCCGCTGAACGAAAAGGAAAAGGCGCTTATTCAGACTGGCCTGTTTGAAAAAGTTGAAAAAGAAGCGGCCCCTGCCGCCGCTTCTGCCCCGGTAAAATCGTCGGCATCGCGGCAATACGTTATAAAAGACAATGACAGCCTCTGGCAAATCGCCGCCAAATATCTCGGCAACGGCAGCAGATACGAGGAAATAGTGGAGTTGAATAAGTCTATCGACCCCGACAATCTCATTGTCGGCACAAAAATAACATTACCTGCTAAGTGA